The Natator depressus isolate rNatDep1 chromosome 8, rNatDep2.hap1, whole genome shotgun sequence genome window below encodes:
- the LOC141992805 gene encoding uncharacterized protein LOC141992805 — protein sequence MFVFLPQDRSGFVCTKCKLVSILEEKIEGLEQQITTLRCIRETEDFLDKTQDRLLGAQSSKDIEQVAQRSQEASEEAWQHVTSRRGKRNVRVPVTQTQVTNRFHVLSTGTIAESGPDDMSGGRKQKETPLVGRHEMRCPEVGGSTTTTPKRRRRVVVVGDSLLRGTESSICRPDRENREVCCLPGAKIRDVTERLPRLIKPSDRYPFLLLHVGTNDTAKNDLERITADYVALGRRIKELEAQVVFSSILPVEGKGLGRDRRIVEVNEWLRRWCRREGFGFFDHGMVFHEGGVLGRDGLHLTKRGKSIFASRLANLVRRALN from the coding sequence atgtttgtctttcttccacaggacagaagcggctttgtctgtacaaagtgcaagctggtctccatattggaagagaagattgaaggtctggaacaacagataacgaccctgcgttgcatacgagaaactgaggattttctggacaaaacacaggataggcttctaggggcacaaagctctaaagatatagagcaggtggcacagaggagccaagaggccagtgaggaagcttggcaacatgtgacctccagaagaggtaagcggaatgtccgggttccagtaacacagacacaggtaaccaaccgctttcatgttctctccacaggtaccattgcggagagtggaccagatgatatgtctggggggagaaagcagaaggagactccgctggttggaaggcatgagatgcgatgtcctgaggttgggggttccacgaccaccactcccaagaggagaaggcgggtggtggtggtcggggactctctcctccgggggactgagtcatctatctgccgccctgaccgggaaaaccgagaagtctgctgcttgccaggggctaagattcgtgatgtgacggagagactgccgagactcatcaagccctcggatcgctaccccttcctgcttctccacgtgggcaccaatgatactgccaagaatgaccttgagcggatcactgcggactacgtggctctgggaagaaggataaaggagttggaggcgcaagtggtcttctcgtccatcctccccgtggaaggaaaaggcctgggtagggaccgtcgaatcgtggaagtcaacgaatggctacgcaggtggtgtcggagagaaggctttggattctttgaccatgggatggtgttccatgaaggaggagtgctgggcagagacgggctccatcttacgaagagagggaagagcatctttgccagcaggctggctaacctagtgaggagggctttaaactag